GCAAACAACAGCTCAGCTGCGCAAACTGTCGCCATCGCAAGATCAAATGCGATAAGCTACAGCCCCGGTGCAAGCAGTGCGAGCGCTCCGACCTCGACTGCGTCTTCCCCTCCCGGAAGCGGAACCGCAAGCCGCGCCAGGGGAGGCAGAACGAGCTGCTGAATCGCATCACCCGTCTGGAGAGCATCGTCAGCAAAGTTGACTCTGGTAACGTGGATGGAGTCGTCAGGGGCGGCGGTAGCGGGACCCCAACCGGCTCGGCGGGAGGAGCGGTGCCCCCTGCGGCCTTGCTCACGGCTGCCGTCTCATCGACGCCGCATTCCATATCGGCGGCGACGGGCCGAAGGGGTCTTGGTGGCGACTCGGTCTCGGGCATGAATGACGCGGAGCCGTCGCCGCCCGGAGCGGGGTGGGACTCCCAGCCTGCCCCGCCGACCAACTACATGAGCGCCGAGTTCTGGGACAATCTGTGCCAAGAGGTCGAGGGCATGAGACAGGCCTTGGATCAGCCCTCCGACAGCGAAGGGTCCGACGATGAGGAACCAGGAGGTCAGGGCCAGCAGCATCAGCACAGCACGACGAGCCCCGAGTCATCCACCGCCAATAAGGGCCAGACGCCTCCCGCGCTGTCTGGGCTCATCTCCAGCTTCGTCACGGGCGGGGACGAGCCGCTGAGGCACCCGCCGCGGGATCACATCATGTACATGTGCGGCATCTTCTTCTCCAACGTCGATCCCGCGTTCAAGGTCATTCATCGGCCTACGGTCTCTGTCGAGCTGGAAGGGTTCGCGAACGCTGTGAATAAGCACATCGATGATGCGACGGAGGCCCTGTTCTTTTCTATGTACTATGGTGCCGTCACCAGCTTGACAAACGAGGCTTGTCTGAGGAACTTGGGGGAGGAGAGGAGCGTGCTCGCGCAGAGGTACCGGGAGGGCGTTGAGAGGGCGCTTCACAAGGCGGATTATCTCAACAGCACTGAGATTCGGACCCTTCAAGCGCTGACTTACTACGTGGTAAGTCTCTCCAGTCACGTTCATATCAAATCCGGTTCAAGATCTAACCATCTCACAGTGCTTCCTCCGCTCACACAACGCCAGCCGTGCCTCATGGGCCCTCATCCCCCTCGTCGTCCGCCTCGCCCAGGCCCTCCACCTTCACCGCGACGGCGTCAACCCCCCTCTCCCGCCCTTCGAGGCCGAGATGCGCCGCCGGCTGTGGTGGATGATTGTCGTCCTCGACATCCGCGCCGCCGAGGACCGCGGCACCGACGCCGCCATCCCGCGGCAGTCCTACAACACCCGCCTGCCTTTCAacctcgacgacgacgacttcGGCCCCGGGACGACGGATCCGCTCGAGGACAGGACGGGCCCGACCGAGATGACGTTTTGCCTGTGCACGAGCATGTCGTCGGGCATCTTTGGCAACCTGCGGCCGCGGCACCCGCAGCTTGCGCTCGACAACGACGGCACGCCGGAGCCGACGACGTCAGAGGATGAGATTATGGCGCACGCGCAGCGTCTCGAAGCGCTCTTTGGCACCGCGCCGGCCAAAACACCTGCATCGGACGGCGATGGCTCCGGtggcggtggcggcggcggcgacgatgAAGACCAGGACACCCGGCACCTACCCGCCAACCACGCCGCCGTGACGGTGCGCATCATCATCCTCAAAATGTGGTTATCTGCACAATATCCCTTCACACCGCGCGCCTCCACGGCGACGGCGAAGCCCCGCGTCGCGCGGGAGACGATGCTCCGCACGGCGGTGAACACGATCGAGCTGGTCGAGTATAGCTCCGCGACCTACCGCGAGCGGTTCGGGTGGTGGATCGACAGCTACGTGCAGTGGCACCCGCTCGCCGTCGCGCTGGCGGAGCTGTGCGTGCAGACGCGCGGGGAGCTGGTGGAGAGGGCGTGGCGCGTGGTGGATCGGAACTTCCACGGGATGAGGGAGCGGATCGCGGATACGAGGCGGGGCACGCTGTGGAGGCCGCTGAAGAAGCTTTTGAGACGGGCGAGGGCTGCGAGAGCGGAGGCTATGATGGGGGCGTTGAAGCTGGGTGATGGTGGGAGGGGGGCGCCTGTGActgctgcggcggcggcgacaaCGGAGCAGAAGGGGGCTGCAAGGAGGACGGTGGAGATGCCGCAGcatgaggaagaggaggaggaggatgatgatgacgatgaggatggtgatgatgatggcgaTGGAGACGTGGATGTCACGGGTGTTCAGGAGCCATCAGTTGCTgccgcggcggcggtgggagGCCACGGTGTGAGTATGGGAACATTACACCCGGCTTTCAGGACAGACCGTTTCGGCGGTAACaacgctgccgctgctgcttGGCAAGGAGGCGGCTCCATACTGCCTCCCACGAGTATGCCTTTCGCGACGACAAACACGGTCGGTTTGGGTGGTCCCACGCCGATGGCGGTTGACCCGTCGATAGCGGCGGCGGCCGGGATGCCCGCGACATCACTGCCTCCGTCAACGTCGGCGCCCATGAACCCGCCGTTCGGGCTGACGCCGGAGGACATGGCCATGTTTGGAGGAACGCCGCTGTTCAGTAACCCGCAGGACCTGATTGCGCATTTCGGGATCCAGATGGATGCCGGAGACTTTGGGTGGGATCCGAGTTCGTGGGACGAGTTTGTCGTTGATGCGAATATGGAGAGGTCACCTCGGGACGACGGGTGATTTCAGTTTGAGTGACTAAGGTAATCACAagaggaggacgaggaggcGTACGGGATACCCAAATGAACTGACGCGCAAGTGTGGTgtataataaggaaaaagggaaaggaagaaATGACATGGTGATGCTGTACGATAGGGATGACGAATCCCGCCCATCAATACTGGAGAATGGAAGAGGAATCTAGACTCTCAAATGAAACTCATTGTACTTGAGCTTGATTCAATGAGTGAATAATTCTCGACAACTTGATGACTCCTGTTCCAGACAAGCGGGCAGAGCTTCAAGATAAGGTATGTCGACTTCGAAGTAAGCATATGATGGAAGTGAACGGGGCTTGTTGCCGGGCCTTCACTTCATGAGAGTGATATGTCACTGGACACTAGAACGTGAACAACTAATCACCACGAAATTATAGAGGTTACGTCATGCTCAGGTGGGTTGCATGTGCTTTCACATTTGGGAGCAGCTGGGAAAGAAAAAAGGTAGATGCCAAGTGAGAGCACTCTACGCTACGAACAGTTGAAGACATGCAGGCATCACATCACTGGCAATCAAAAAAACTTTGACAACCGACGCAGGGTGAGTTGGCATTTGTCTACGTAGACGAAGCCGGACGTCTTGACATCCCTCTTCTGGCCGAGCAGATCTAAAGGTAAACCGCATCGTCTCATCAAGAAGTCGTATTTCACAGCTTCGTACTCAGGTATCATTCGTCCATCTATCAAAAGGGCGGTTTGAGTAAGGTTTCCCCTCCCTCCCCTGCTGCTTTTTTTGGCCATGCTCGCGAAAAGATGATGTTTTGAATTGATTTCATTTCTTTTGGTGGCCCCCGCCTTCAGAGAGCAAATGCACGTGATAGTTCCATAGACCTAGTGAACACCTGCCAAGTAGTAGTAGCCCACCCCTCCATTTGTCGAAAACCAGAGAAACAACGCCGCACA
The DNA window shown above is from Colletotrichum lupini chromosome 7, complete sequence and carries:
- a CDS encoding fungal specific transcription factor domain-containing protein → MTPPASSATAARQQSDQNTAAPGSSGTGKQQLSCANCRHRKIKCDKLQPRCKQCERSDLDCVFPSRKRNRKPRQGRQNELLNRITRLESIVSKVDSGNVDGVVRGGGSGTPTGSAGGAVPPAALLTAAVSSTPHSISAATGRRGLGGDSVSGMNDAEPSPPGAGWDSQPAPPTNYMSAEFWDNLCQEVEGMRQALDQPSDSEGSDDEEPGGQGQQHQHSTTSPESSTANKGQTPPALSGLISSFVTGGDEPLRHPPRDHIMYMCGIFFSNVDPAFKVIHRPTVSVELEGFANAVNKHIDDATEALFFSMYYGAVTSLTNEACLRNLGEERSVLAQRYREGVERALHKADYLNSTEIRTLQALTYYVCFLRSHNASRASWALIPLVVRLAQALHLHRDGVNPPLPPFEAEMRRRLWWMIVVLDIRAAEDRGTDAAIPRQSYNTRLPFNLDDDDFGPGTTDPLEDRTGPTEMTFCLCTSMSSGIFGNLRPRHPQLALDNDGTPEPTTSEDEIMAHAQRLEALFGTAPAKTPASDGDGSGGGGGGGDDEDQDTRHLPANHAAVTVRIIILKMWLSAQYPFTPRASTATAKPRVARETMLRTAVNTIELVEYSSATYRERFGWWIDSYVQWHPLAVALAELCVQTRGELVERAWRVVDRNFHGMRERIADTRRGTLWRPLKKLLRRARAARAEAMMGALKLGDGGRGAPVTAAAAATTEQKGAARRTVEMPQHEEEEEEDDDDDEDGDDDGDGDVDVTGVQEPSVAAAAAVGGHGVSMGTLHPAFRTDRFGGNNAAAAAWQGGGSILPPTSMPFATTNTVGLGGPTPMAVDPSIAAAAGMPATSLPPSTSAPMNPPFGLTPEDMAMFGGTPLFSNPQDLIAHFGIQMDAGDFGWDPSSWDEFVVDANMERSPRDDG